The DNA sequence ATGTTCTACAAGTAATTCATCAACAGGACGATCCTTATACAGCTCAATGCCTTTCAGTTGATGACCGTCTGATTGTGACCGGCGATCAATCAGGAGTTTGTAGAATCTGGATTCTTCATGAAGGCAAATATCAGCCACTCGTTGAACTACCAAAATTCCGCGCTCCTGTTGCTGACCTGTGCTTAACTCCATCAGGAAGCCAACTTGCGATTACCGTCATGAATCAAAGTTGCATTTATTTATTGGACATCAATCATGTCATTGAAAATTTCCAGGCGATGAGACTTTTGAAGCATGAGCAAAAATAACTGATGGCTATACAACTGATTTCAGTATGTTCCAGACTTCGTGCTTGCTGTATCAGTTTGATGAAAATGATATTGAGCTGGTGTAGTCTTGTGAATATTAACATGTAGAAGTTGCTGGTTAATGAGTTCCTGCTGAACTGCCTTTCTTGAACCATCTGCCAGCAACATATCCAAACCAGCCAACAAGTGGAAAGTAGTACAACAGGTATGGAATATGTTCATCCTGTTTTCGAGATATCTCAGATTGAGAGCGCTTTGGGTTTGATCGGGTGGACACGGTGTCAAAGATGGGGGGCAAGCGTTGTGTAAGTGTGTCTGCAAATCTTTCGTGCTTTGACTGTGCATGTAAAAGATTATCCCAAATCAGATTCAAGTGGTTGGCATTACCATCAATAAAAGACAGTTGTTGTATATTCATCGGAATGCTCTTTTCTAAACTCGGGGATATTCCTCCTTGACAAGCTTCGATTACGATGGACGAGAAAGTCATGTCATACTTATCTCCCACATTGGATACAATCGAGAAAAACTCGCTTTTCGTTATTCCTGATCGATGTACCCAATCTGGTAAATTTGCTTCATCTACCTGGTGACTCGAAAGTGCTAAGACTTCATCCCTGTTTGTATTCTGATGTCGCACTGAAATGAGTGGTGTGAGAAATCGTTCTTTACTACCATGTGATTTTACCACGAAAATAAATTCATGATCGTCGGCACTAAATATTGTAGCGACTTTCTCTAATACCCGACGTAATATTGCAGATTGGCATAATGGGTTACTAGCATGTATATAGTTGTCGAAGCATGGTATAGCGAGACACATATTTCTAAACTGCGTGTCCCCAGCTCTATAAATAAGAAATCGCCCTTCTCTAGCCATGCGGTTCGTGATGATGACACCATTCAGCCTTCCATCCCTTCGCGGGAGTCGATGCTGAATGATATCTACTTCCAGATCAACGACGGCTGGAAATAAATGCATGTCGCGTTCGTATTGTCTGGAAAGTTCTATGAACTCATCTTCACCCGTCTCACGTAACCAGTTTATGATCGTCTCATAGTTTTTTTGTTCGTTTTCATTTGGGGCGGTTTCATTGGCATAGTAGATAAGTACCTCCTCGGGTCCATTCTGAGCGCCTCTAACATCAAATGGTAAGGACATGACCAATATGGTGATCATCATATAAAGCAATAGTTGGTGTCGTCGATTCGTCATGGCCATTAGCCTCGTTCGAAATAGCGGAAAAATGGGGGGCTATCTTTGATAGCCCCCCATTTAAAACTCTACAAAATATTGGCTCCCAGGCCTTTCTCCAGGCCTTTCTCCAGGCCTTTCTCCAGGCCTTTCTCCAGACCTTTCTCCAGACCTTTCTCCAGACCTTTCTCCAGACCTTTCTCCAGACCTTTCTCACTTATTGATGATAGTGGAGTCCTATTGCTCTTAACTTCTTGGATGGTACCAAGGCCTGCGATTGCCGCAGATAAAATTCCAGTAGCGACTGTCAACGAAATATTCATCTCATCATCCTTTTCAAGTTTTGGGGAACGAATTACAGGCTCAAAACAAAACCCTGCATTATTGTTAAAAGAGATTCGTCGAAAGACTTTTTGCTCAAAGCAATCCGTTTTAAAAACTAATTAGATTCATGTTGTAATTTAACGTTTCAAGGCCCCGTTGCCTTTTGATTTTCAATACAGGCTAACGGTATATCGAGTGAAATGGCGGCTCCCAAAGTCATACTTCTTATGGGGAGTATTCTTTCTGTCGATGGGATGGTAGAAACTGTTGGTGCCATCCCAGAATCTTCCGTTGTCATAGACGCTGACATAAAAGTTACGACTTGTAGCGTTGGCAGCATGAATCGTCTGTCCTGGATTGAGAGTCAGATATCCATTGTCCGACCAGAAATCAGCTTCATACCCACTGATCTTCTTGCTCAGATTGTTGTAAAAGTGGATGGATACTTTCAATCTCCGACTGGTTGCATTCCTGAGATAGATCCTCGTGTAATCTCTTCCCGGCTGAGGACGCAGTTGAGGAATCTTAATGGGTGTCAGCGGTGTCATGACATTTAAACGGTCTTGATCAATTCTTCTGTAATGCTCTCTTACTAATGAGTTTTTGTTTGTTGGGTCTACCTTTCTCAGTTCTTTTTTAAAATTGTTCATAGAGATCTGTGCCTGAAGATCACTAACACTTGAAGTAACAGCCACTGCCATCACAATAATCAATACGGTTTTATTACTCATTGGAATTCTCCCCACCTCATTTTTGGTTATTTTGAGTTAATCTTTCTCTCTGCGAAGAATGAATTCTGGATTTTTAAAGACGACTTCTACTTTGGGATGTAAAGGTCGATAACTGATTTGCACGAATTGACTCACTTTACCGGGAGCCTTTCGTAAATCAGACGAAATCGGTACTAGTTGATTGGAATCACAGCCCCGTTAAAAGGACCATTGCCGCCTCCCTGATTACCACCGGCATTGAAATTTCCATCCCAGTTCCCGCGAACCGGCCCCTGCTGGTTATTGACCAGGAACCCCCACTTCCCCGTAAATCGGGGCGTTCCATTACTGTCCTGGTAAAGTTCCCACCTAAACCAGCCCGTTGATCCCTGGAACTGCCACAGGCCTTTCACGAATTTGGTTTGTGACGGATTATTCACCCCGGATAAGGGACTGTTGGGACCCGGCATCGGGCTTCCTGGTGCAGGCATGGGAGTGTTTTGGCGATTTCCAATGGAGACTCTGACTTGTGTAAGTTGTCCATCGCCGAACTGCGTCTTATAGACTCCATTTCCAAATTGATCTCCGGGCATTTTAGATAGAATCACGAAAGCATTTACCTGGCCACCACCTGCTGAAAGATACTGCGAATTCCACTGTGAATTGAGTGGATCTGAAGCAAAGCAGGTCCCAGAAACACAAAAAGCAGCCATCAGAAAGAGCATCTTGGATTTCATCGTTAGACTCCATTGATTTTCATTGAAGATTATGTTTTTGCCTTGCCATTCACTGGCTAACACTCTTCAACCGTCAAGCTCTTTACATACCCGTTATCTTTTTGTGATTTTTTTATCGAAATCATCCAGGCCACTTCAGGGAGTCACTGCACACAAGCTTCCTGTCGTGAGTCTCTCTGCGATCGGGAAATGTGACTATGCCTGGATTTGAGCCTTCATCAGACCTGATTATCCATAAGCTTGCTATTCAGAAAGAATCCTGGAGAAGTTGCGATTGGACTGAAATTATTGAATTCCAGATGAAGGGTGCAGGATGATCTTGTCGGTATCATCAAAGCTGATGCGGTTATGGATGGTCAGCAGTTCGTATATCAGAATAGATACAAATATCAGTAAATCGATGGAGTTACGACAGTCAGAGATATACAGGCAATGGTTTGATTCTCATTGGTCCCATATTGGTAATGCTTACCGAAGTTTCATCAGAAAGGTGTAAACATGAACGATTCAAATATGGTTAGCCAGGCTGAACTAATCCTTCGAGGCAGCGCACCGCTCTTTTGGGTCATGAGTTGGCATGCTCTTCCAGATGGTGCTCCCAAAGGCAGAGTTGAGCGGATTCTTTTTTCAAATTCTGGGCAACTGAAAGACCTTGCACGGGGAGAAATACTGCACCAACTGTTAGAGGAACTTCCGAAGAATCCCGAATTACTGAAAAGTGTTTTGCAGCAGCACCGTTTAATGTCTCCGACTTAACTTTACCCGTTGATCTGATCCCCAGAATAATACCTGATTTTTACCCAGTTTCAGTTCACGACATTCAGAGAGGCAGAGATGAACAAGGAATGTTTTACGCCTGAAAGTTTGATGCAGATGAATTTTTTATACTGCGACAGTGAATTTGCAGCATTATACGAACAATGGTTTGATTCTCATTGGTCGCATATCGGTAATGCTGGTGTGTGGCAGGAGACCGGTCAGCTCAGCTTGAGATTTGGTCTGACTCTGGATGATGATATTAATCAGGCCGTTCGGGAATTGAATATTTTTTTGCCGTTGATTGATGAAATTACTGATGATTCCTTATCAGAACTGGGAAAGTTCAAATGTCTGAAAATCGACCACATTGCACCCGAGCGTGGATTATATTTTCTTGGGATCCAGGACGTAGGATTTTATATTATGAGAGTGGGGATCGGTACCCGTATCTCTGAGTATGAGGCACAGTTCACCGATCTTCTTGAGTGTGTCAATTATATCGCCAGGAACTTACCACGTAATGAGGGGAGCGATTCTGAGACCACATTTTAAGTGATCTGCGGCAGCTACAGATCTTAAAATCAGAGATACGCTGACATGCTTCTGTTTAAAACTCATCAGATTTGTTTTGGGAGTCCTCTAATCTCTGCATCCATCGCTTACGGACCATTCTCAATTTTCGTTCGACTGTACTGAGAGAAACTCCCAGCTTTTCGGCAATTTCCGTCTGTTCGTACCCTTCCAGACGCAACTGGATAAAGGGGCGGACATTCTCCCCCAGATCATTAATTGCCGCGGTTGATTCCTCTTCGATTAGAGCGATGAATTCAGGCGTCAGATCTTCACTGACAAACTGCTCAATTCCTGCTGTCTGATTTTCTTTACCTGGAATGTATCCAAAGACAGATTCACCGAAAACCATCCCGCCGCCTCTTTTCTGGCGTGTCTCATGGCGAATTCGGTCGACGGCTTTTTGTCGCGTCATTGCCAGCAGCAACCGCCATAATTCATCTCGGTTTTTGAGTTGATTAAATCGCCCCTCCCTGGCTCCTCGACATAGACTGTTGAAAACACTGACTGCGACATCTTCTTCATCATGAACGCGACGTGGTGAGTCTCCAAGTCGGTTATTCGCTGCCCGGACAATTTTATTGAAGTAACGCTCCCAGAGATACTCGGCAGCTGAATCTGAACCTTCTGCCAGATGGTTCATCCAGTTCGTAACGGAATCTTCCACAATAAAGCCCTTTAAACGAAGAGATATTTCTCAACTGATTGACTACCGTTCCCTCTTGGAAATTATTATGCCCCCTCAGAAATAATTCCAATGATAGATCTCGTATTTCACTCAACTTGTCCTGAATGAGCGAAATGCCCTACGAAAATAGTCTTTCTATTTGGCAGACAAAGACTTGAAAAATGGTGACGGGTTCAGGTCAAAAACAGCGGTGAATATCCAGTACAGTCTGTTTCTGGTTGAAACACTCATATTGGGAGAAAATGATGAGAACCAAAAGTACATTACTACCAACTTTGTTGAGCGTATCTTCATTGATCATGATTTTCGGGCCAACTGCCCCCTTGCAGGCACAGTATTATCAGCATGACGAACAGAGGCCTCGTCGCCCCCAGCAATCAGGAAATAATCATGGTAACAGTAACCTTGGGGGTATTATCAGCGGAATTGGTGCGATTATTGATGCCGCATCTCAAGAGAACGGGTATTACCCTGATTATGAATATGAATATGAATATGAATATCAGACTCCACAATACGAGCCCGTAAACCCGCAATTCAATCAGCCGCCTCCTCAACCTCAGGTCCCCCAAAATCCGATCCCGTCTGCCTCTGTTCCAGCGAATGTCGTACCCGTGCAGGTGGTGGCTCCTGCCAACTATTCGCTTAGATCACGGATTCCGACTTTACCACCAGCTGATCAGAGGCGAATTAAAAAACGTCTGGACCAGGTGATTGAGGACGACCTGAAAGAACTGAGTGAACTGAATCAGAAAATAACACAGGCAGCGCAGGGAGCAATCGATGCGAAACTGAAAGAATTGCCCAAGTCGGAACGGGATGCATTGAAGGCTGCAATGTCTCAGGGAAATACTAATGCAGTTCGTGATTTGCTGAACAAGTATCGCGATCCTGCTTCTGGAGCAATCAAATTTGGCAACACTGTGGTCCCTGATCCTGAGACGTTCATCTTTCAGTCTGAGATGATTTCAATAGAGAGTAATATTCAACAACTCAGGGCCAATGGAGGCTCATCCCGGGATTTGATGCAGGCGATTCAGGATATGAATAAAACAGTGTCTGATTACAATGCCTATGTTCAATCCCGTCCCGGTATCAGTCAGGCAACTGCACAGGGATTTGGTATGATCAAACAACAGTACGATTCCAGGCTGAATCAGTTACAGGCTTCACTCCAGTTATCTCAATGGTTTAACTCCTCATCCAGCAATAACGGTTTCGCTGGTAATTCAAATTCATTAAGTGGAATATTGAGTAATCTGTTGAGGTCTGGATCTGTTCCTGTGTTTTTCGATCCGCAGTTGGACGCCGGGCAATGCTATATGATGGGTCCTGGGATGGTCGCTGGTACGGGAGGAAAAGGAACTTATCGTGCTACTTCAGCTGCTCCCGCTGTCGCTATGGGAATTCCACTTGCATCTACTAAAACCGTCTCAGATGCCCGTGACGTCCCCGATAAACAGGAACTGGTTATCAAGAATCTTTCGACAAATGGAGGCACTGTAGGGTTTCTCCTCGCGGGGCAGACTCATTCTCTCCAGGCTGGAGAGCAGCAAACTTTTAACTCAGTTAATAAGTCCGTCATCCAGTTCAATCAGGGAAGCGGAAAGGGGAATGCCCGCTATACTCTGACAGCCGGAAATACTTACGAATTCGTTGTCGAAGGTGATGCCTGGAATTTAAGACAGCACACTTATTCTCTGACACTCGATAACTCCGCCAGCGCTCATGATTTCCATTATCTGCTGGATAATAAGGTTGAAACGGTTAAAGCGGGATCGACGCGTCACCATGAAAGCGACCGGCCGGTTGAAATCGTGTTCGACCGCGGAGATGGAGAGAAACAAAACAGGATTCTGGAGGGAGGGCTGGTTCGAGTCGGTATCGACTCTAAGCAGCGAGTGTGGTCTCTTTTCCCTGAGGAGACTGAATTCTCCGGAGGAAAATCTGATACAATTGTGACCTCAACCCCTGTTGAGCAGACAGAACTGGTTCCTCCTCCACGTGGTTGATTATGTACTGATCAGAATATCGGTTTGCCGTAAATAATTCTGCAAGTAAAGACTCGAAATTACTTTCGTACAAGTCGATCTGATTCAACAGGCCACCATCAGATGCAAGCCGGGATTCTGGGCAATCCAGACGTCCCGGTTTTGTTTTATAGAGTGACAAGTCGAGTTCGTTTCACAGTCGCGGACTCCCGTCTGGAAACAGGTTCCAGGGCCATTAACGACAAGATGGATTTGTGGCCGTGACCATCCGACATTCAAGTACCAATTTGCGGGTAAGCCCCGGCTTGGTCATTGACTGTTACAGATGATTGCAGGAATAGTGGAATCTGCTTTCGATCATGAACCGCATAATCATTAAGTCATGAGGCTGTCGACATTCGCGGTGGAAGGACAACATTAAGCCGCATCTGCCAGGCCGTCTTCTCTATGCGCCGTCATGTCCGGTGCAGCATTTTTCTTATTCTGCGAACTTTGTTCGGCTGATTCAAAAGAAACGGAATCTGTAAATGTGCGAATGTGCAAATCCTGTTGCGGAAATGCAATTTCAATACCAGCCTCCTGAAATACCTGTTTGATAGCAACATTCAAATCGTGCAATACGATTGAATAGTCGTCTCTCTTTCCGATGAAAACACGCAATTCCAGATCAAGTGTGCTGTCACCGAATCCCTTGAAAAGTGCAGACGTGTGAGGTTCATTCAAAACGAGTGGATGGTTTCTCGCGACTTTCAACAACAGTTCCCTCGCAGTCGATGGGTCACAGTCGTATGAGATGCCAACAGGAATCACAAAACGCGTAATCGGATCAGATAGAGTCCAGTTGACTACGTCTTCGGTAATGAATCGTTTATTGGGGATAATTGATTCTTTACGATCATAATCGGTAACGGTTGTGGCCCGGATTTGCATTCGCGTCACTGTGCCGGTGACTCCGTTAACGGTCACTGTATCTCCAATCCGAATCGGTTGCTCAAAGAGAATGATTAAACCTGAAACCAAGTTCGCGAAGATTTCCTGTAAACCAAAGCCAAGTCCTACCGTCATCGCAGCAGCCAGCCATTGCACACTGGACCATTTGATCCCTACTAAATGACAGGCCAGAATAAACCCTGCCAAACTTACGATGTAGCGACTTACCATGATGATGACATGCCGCATCGCAGTATCGATAGGCAATCGCCCCAGGATAGATATTTCCAATAAGCCCGGGAGTGTTTTTGTCGCAACATAAGTGCCGAGAATGGCAATGATGCTTAAAAATAAATCGGCCAAAGTAATGGGGACAATCTGCGGGACTTGCTCAGTAATGGTTTTGCCATCCGCAGTCTGCATCTGCTGATTTGACATTTCAGTAATATTCCAGAGCTCAACGCGATCGAATATCTGTAATGCGGGTAAGACATCAGACCAGACAAACCAGTTACAACAAAGAAACGTCAGAAACGCTGCACCTCTCACCAGTTGACTTAATTGTTTGCCAACATTTTCCAGTTCAAGTGCTGAATCATCGACGGCTACATTATCAGTCATATCTGATTTTAATTTTGACTTTTTTATTCTGAGTCTGAGAAGTTTCTGCTGTCGCATTCGATTCCAGACAACCAGCAAGAGTCTCGTCAAGAGTTCCTGAATCAACAACAGTGCCAGCAGGAAACAGACAACCAGCCACATTCGCTGCAAGAGCTGGTTTGCGGTATAAACGTATCCCATATAAAGCAGCGAAGCTAATGTGATGGTGAAGCCAACCCCAAATAGATAGGTTACAAACCGGAAGCGATGTCCCCATAAATTCCCTGAGCTTGCAAATGCTTGAGGAATAGCTCCCTTGCCTGGTCTCAACGAAATGTGGAGGTAAAACCCAAGAATTCCCAGGCCGGCTAAAAAGGAAAGACGCCCCAATGAATTTTGCCACTCTCCACTATGATGACGGGTCAGCATACTGACGATGAACAATGTCGGGAGTGCTAAGAAGCTGAATCGATTTAAATTTCGGGATAATGGAGCCAGGCTGGCTTGAGGCCAGCCAAAATGTTTGTCTGCCAGACCACCTTCGCGACAAATCATTCGAAATAATTCGATCACAAAATAAAATATGGCAACCGAAGTGAATGCATCTGCCAGACCAAGAACCAGGTCTGTTGCATTTTGATTGAGTGACATCCACCAGCCTACGCACCAGAACATCAAAGGTCCCACGGCGGCCAGGAATACCGTAATGATAAATGCCCTGAACGTGGGGATAAAAGAGAGATGATTTTCATCCTGAACGCGCTGCCCTGACTGTTCCAGCCATCCTAGCAGGCGTTTCCGACTTACAATCAACAGGATGCAGGTCAGTATCAGAAATAAACTGGCAACAGGATAATCTTGCGCATTACGAGTCGTGCTTTTATAGACGTCGTACCAGCTTTGAGGCTTTAAGAAAGATGCTAATGCATCATAGCTCTTGGTAAACTCTGCTTTTCCAAGTTGATTTGCACTGGGAATCCATAAGATCTGTTCGTCAATATAACTTCGATACGATGTTGTTTCCTCAATCAACTCGCGCGACACTAATTCGAGATTACTGAGATTGTCATGGTAGGTATGATAGTCCAGAATCAGGCTGTCCAGATATTGACGGCGATCTTTAATCAGTTCCCGGACAATTTTTTCCAGTTGTTGAGGATGTACCTGGTCTGAGTCAACATCGAGGTCAACCAGCGTCTGCTCAATGGTCTTTTCATAATCCCCTAACTGTGATCGATCATTTTCTAATTCAAGAAGTGCTACTTGTGCAGCTTGCATTTCCTGTTCACTGAAAACAATTCTTTGTTTATGAATTTCAATGGCGGGTAAATGGTCTCGACGGTTCCTGAGCAGCAAACCAATGGTTGGTGTCATCCCATACACTTCGATCTTCTGTTTGACTGACTCGAAGTCCTCTTTTAATTTCGTCAACTTTTCCTGAACGCTCAAAAGATAGCCTGCAGGACCCGAGACGATCTCAATACTCTTAGTCAGTTTCGTTCGGCTTTCAGCCAGCAGAACATTTTTCTCTGCATATTCCCGAACTGCCGGATGGGCATTGCTGGCTGCTGTTCTCGCTTCTGCTGCATGTCTCTTTGATTCAGAAGAACGGAAATCGTTCACAATCACCTGGTGCTTCTCAACCAGTTTTTCTGCTTGCGAAACCTCGCGTTTAGCGAGATCACGTTTAACAGGGAACAATTCGACTAAGGCATCAGATCGATTGATCTCGGCATCAATCATCAAAAGCTGTTGCTTTAACGCCGCCTGGCGGGCCTTATTCTCAATGCCGATTACATACGCTTGTTGTTCAGAAGAAGACTCACTGCTGGCAGGAGTTAACTCGGTTGTTATTTTCTCCAACTGACTTTTAGTGCCTTCTTTTAATTTAGCCAGTTCTGTTTTGCGATTCGTTCGGTCCTTCGAGTTCAAATCTTTTTCTGCCTGAACCAGTTTGGCCTGAGCCGCTTTTAAAGTGTCTTTAGCTTGCCCTAATTGCTGTTCAAGCTGAGCGAGTGTGGCATCTGCTTTCTGCTCAATTTTGGTGACTTCAACCTCTGTTTCGAGCTTTTCTTTTAATTGCTTGAGTAATTCCGGAGCCTGCTTGATCTCGGCTTCAAACTGAACTGTCTTAGCTTGATACTCTTTGGCATTTTCAAGCCATTTGATTGCCTGGTTTAAGTAGGCGAGATATTCAGTCTTTTTCTGGCCGTCTACAGATTCCGAACTTTCAAGATTTTTGATGATCTCGTTGATCTTGTTTACAGACAACTCATCCTGCAGGATGGAATTCTGTTGTGCCGGAGCATCTTCTATCCCTTTCTCGCCCTGCTGGGATCCATCAGCCTTGTTGTCTTTGGCTGCCTGGGTGTGACTCATTAGCAGGATTGATCTGTGAGCATGATCTGTTGTTTTAAAATGAGCCTGGGGAACATCACTCTTCAGAGTGGGCGTGCCTCCGAATGGATCTTGTGTTTTTGCACTTGAACGCGCGGGTTTGATTTGATTGTCCCACTTGTCCCTGATCGGTGATGCGATACCTTGATTGGTCCGAGGACTGCGAAAAATATCATCAACCTCAACCAGAGGTTTTTCTTTCCTGGCCTGCTGTGCCGTACCGGATGAATGCTGAGCATTCCCCTTCGTTTGCCGAGTCAGCGGCTCCCATGTTTGAGCATGTGATTTGTTGCTAAGACAAAAGAACACAGCAGTCAGCAATACAAGACTAAGTTGTCTCATTAGTAAACCTGTTGAATTAGACCATTTGACCGCCCTGGAAATGGAGCTTGAGGCGGTCGAGATATGAAGTTCGATGTATAGATCTTCCACCACAATGTTTGGCTGGATTGAGCGAAAACGGATAGTGGGGTTAGATTTAAAGAAGACAGAGAGATGGTTATTAGAGAAGGAGAGGAGAGTGCTGCAGGATATAGAATTTGACCATCTCGGTAAAGGTTATTTTCCATGCGGCAGGTCTCAACTCATTGTCATGAGATGATCGGATTGATCTTACTGTCGCTTTGACAACCAATTCAGCATCAGAAGAGATCACTCGGACGGAATCCAATACCATGTCAACTTTAGCTAGCTATGCAGGTGGCTTGATCTTTGATTACCAATCAAGCCGAGTGATTTTGAGAAGTGAAGTATGCTTGAGTAATTAACTACTGTCAGACGATCATGTCAGAAAGAAAGCAGTTCACTTGCTTCCTCAAAGGAAACAAAAAGTCATCGGTTGCCTCATCCCACTCTGACAGTCTTGGTATCCCGAGGGCCAGAGTGTCTTCAATCACTCCGCTGGCTGCCTGATCATTTCCTTGCAGGTGATCTAATTGAAGGCGATTCACAGTCCGGAGATCGATCAGGTCCTCTGCTTCACCGCTGGAGATCGCAATTAATGACAATTGGCTCTCGTATTGATCCTCACTATAATCCAGAGGCGTTGCATCAACAGACCAGCCAGAGCCAGCTCCATTGACATCGATGTAAATCGTATTTGCAGTCACTCGTCCCAGAGTAGTTTCCCCAGGCCCCCCTCCCACAATCTTGATATCCTCCAGCTGTTGCTGCTCTATTCTCGCAATATCAGAGCTCACATCCTGAGCTGCCGACAGCAGCTTCACATCTGTCTGGATCTGCTTCAGAGAGGGAGTTGTATTTTCGATCTGAGATAGAGTTGAGACCTGGAGTGGAGGATTCCAGGCAGTCGGGAAATTGTTCGGATAGACTATCTCATGCTGCTCTGCTTTGGATTTGTTATAATTAGATGCAAAGTAGAGCAGATCTTTAAATTCGACTTTGTTACTCTGATTCAAGTCTGAAAACCAGGCATAAACTGATGACGACTCACTGGTAATTTCACCGTACGTACTGGCAAAGAGGATCAGATCTCTAAAATTGATGGCATCGTCATCATTTAGATCATAAGGATTGGCATAGATGTTCGTTGATGTTGCTGTATTGACCTGCGTTGTTGTCAGGTTATCCCCGACAACAGTGACCTCGGGTGATTCAACGGAAAATCCCAGGTCATAGGGTCCAATAGACTGACCATCGAGATCTAAATCGACTCCATCATCTGTCAGAGAATCAAACTGAATCCGGGCAAATAAGAGATAGTCGCCAATTCCCAGTCCTTCCCCGGTTGTTTCAGCGTAAAGGTTTTCTACAGCACCAAGTGTGTCATTGATGCTACCCGACTGATTGAGAGCAAAGCCCGGGCCATATTCAATCATTGTGGCTGAGATAATTTCTGTCTCGTACTGGAGATCCAGACCTGTCGTGAAGATTCCCTGGCTCGAGGTGCTTTCGGTTGTAACCCAGATTTCGAGCAGGAACGAGGACCATTCCTCGACAACACTCTGGTGATCAGGCAGGATGGCGGCTGCCCCGTCCGAATCCAGGCTGGTGGGGGTCTCGACAACCCTCAGTTCGATTTCCAGGAGGTTGCTGACAGTAATATCAAAGGTTCGTTCCAGAATATTGTTGTCAAAAGTAGTTGCCAGATTTTTATCAAGGCCGCCATCCTCCACAGTTACCGTAATTGTAGCCAGACCGGTCTGATCCGGGAGGGGAGTAAACTGCAGACTTCCTGTGGAGTTTGGAGATGCATATGAAATGATTGGATCGGGGATCAGGCTCTGATTATTACTGGTGGCAGTGATACTGACTGGATTCCCTCCGAAACCTCCCGCAGCGATGCCTGTCAGGTTGACTGTCTGCTCTGAGGCATTCTCAAAGACCGTCATATCACTGAGCGGATCAAAGGTCAGGTCTGGATACCCGTCCCCCTGTGAATCAACCCAGACTTTGCCGTCACTCAGAAAAACGCTGTAAAAGGTATTGTTCAGGTCATGGGTGACGATGTAAGGAGAAATAATATTCCACGCCAATCCCGTTCTGCTGTTGCTGGAGGTGATTTCTCCACTCACTCCAGTCGTTCCGTTTCCATAAGTTACGGCCCCTGCGTTAGCAGTGGTGCCATCATCCCAGGTTGGACTGCGAACCACGTAGTTTCCATTATAGAGCGTGGTCACACTGGAGACATATTGATCTATAATTTCATCATAGATCACCCTACCGACGGCGTCGTTATACGTCGAACCTGCCAGGCTGTTTGT is a window from the Gimesia benthica genome containing:
- a CDS encoding sigma-70 family RNA polymerase sigma factor; protein product: MEDSVTNWMNHLAEGSDSAAEYLWERYFNKIVRAANNRLGDSPRRVHDEEDVAVSVFNSLCRGAREGRFNQLKNRDELWRLLLAMTRQKAVDRIRHETRQKRGGGMVFGESVFGYIPGKENQTAGIEQFVSEDLTPEFIALIEEESTAAINDLGENVRPFIQLRLEGYEQTEIAEKLGVSLSTVERKLRMVRKRWMQRLEDSQNKSDEF
- a CDS encoding mechanosensitive ion channel domain-containing protein: MRQLSLVLLTAVFFCLSNKSHAQTWEPLTRQTKGNAQHSSGTAQQARKEKPLVEVDDIFRSPRTNQGIASPIRDKWDNQIKPARSSAKTQDPFGGTPTLKSDVPQAHFKTTDHAHRSILLMSHTQAAKDNKADGSQQGEKGIEDAPAQQNSILQDELSVNKINEIIKNLESSESVDGQKKTEYLAYLNQAIKWLENAKEYQAKTVQFEAEIKQAPELLKQLKEKLETEVEVTKIEQKADATLAQLEQQLGQAKDTLKAAQAKLVQAEKDLNSKDRTNRKTELAKLKEGTKSQLEKITTELTPASSESSSEQQAYVIGIENKARQAALKQQLLMIDAEINRSDALVELFPVKRDLAKREVSQAEKLVEKHQVIVNDFRSSESKRHAAEARTAASNAHPAVREYAEKNVLLAESRTKLTKSIEIVSGPAGYLLSVQEKLTKLKEDFESVKQKIEVYGMTPTIGLLLRNRRDHLPAIEIHKQRIVFSEQEMQAAQVALLELENDRSQLGDYEKTIEQTLVDLDVDSDQVHPQQLEKIVRELIKDRRQYLDSLILDYHTYHDNLSNLELVSRELIEETTSYRSYIDEQILWIPSANQLGKAEFTKSYDALASFLKPQSWYDVYKSTTRNAQDYPVASLFLILTCILLIVSRKRLLGWLEQSGQRVQDENHLSFIPTFRAFIITVFLAAVGPLMFWCVGWWMSLNQNATDLVLGLADAFTSVAIFYFVIELFRMICREGGLADKHFGWPQASLAPLSRNLNRFSFLALPTLFIVSMLTRHHSGEWQNSLGRLSFLAGLGILGFYLHISLRPGKGAIPQAFASSGNLWGHRFRFVTYLFGVGFTITLASLLYMGYVYTANQLLQRMWLVVCFLLALLLIQELLTRLLLVVWNRMRQQKLLRLRIKKSKLKSDMTDNVAVDDSALELENVGKQLSQLVRGAAFLTFLCCNWFVWSDVLPALQIFDRVELWNITEMSNQQMQTADGKTITEQVPQIVPITLADLFLSIIAILGTYVATKTLPGLLEISILGRLPIDTAMRHVIIMVSRYIVSLAGFILACHLVGIKWSSVQWLAAAMTVGLGFGLQEIFANLVSGLIILFEQPIRIGDTVTVNGVTGTVTRMQIRATTVTDYDRKESIIPNKRFITEDVVNWTLSDPITRFVIPVGISYDCDPSTARELLLKVARNHPLVLNEPHTSALFKGFGDSTLDLELRVFIGKRDDYSIVLHDLNVAIKQVFQEAGIEIAFPQQDLHIRTFTDSVSFESAEQSSQNKKNAAPDMTAHREDGLADAA